AGGCGATCGCTCCTTCTGTACTGCCGGATCCAGACGTTGCTGAATCGTCAACTCAGGCTGTCCCTAAGTCGTCTGATGCTGAACATCTCAGCCATAAAACGGATTAGGTCCCTTGTTTGGCCGCTGGCATGGTCGGAGGCGATCGCGCATGTATTAGCTAGAGTTATATCTATGACTAATATATGCGTAAAGTTTAATCATCAAAGGTCTGTGCTCTTTGTTACAATTTGTGTCAAGAGAAATACTTGATTCTGAACGAATGGGAACGCGCAGATCAGGATTCCTCTGAGACTGAGAGCAACGCATATAAAACGTCAGCGCTGGATGAATTATCATTCAGCGTTTTTGTCTTTCTGAACCATGGACCTGGGAAACGGGGGCGATCGCTCTTCATGTCAAACCGGGTGAACAGGTATACCTAGATGGCACGGGTGATCGATGTGAGCCCAAGCTCTGCGCAAGCCGATGTCTTGGAACCCTTAGGAGAGCGATCGCGTCATCACCTCATGCCAACTCGTTCAAACTGCATTAAGCATCACGTAATATTTCTCTGGGCTAGTCCCCGGTTTCGGCATTGCGCTGGTTGGCTTTCCCTGTCCCCTCTCTTCAAGGTCAGATTAGCCCTATGCCCTCTGCATGGTTGTCTTGTTTCAGTTGTCTTCTAGCGGTTGGCACCCTGGCCTCCTCTGGTGTGGCGCTGCCCCTCAGCGATCGCGCCCCGGTTATCCCACCCGACATCGTTACCCTAGAACCGGAGTCACCCTCGGAGTCCCTGGTTCCGGAGGTAGATCCATCTCCCACCCCGACCTTGGTGGACACGGCCTGGCTCTTAGATCGCTACCAAACGGCTGACGGTCAGTGGCTCACGGTGCCGCCCCATCTTTTGGTGTCGCTCAAGTTTGATCAAGACTACTTGGGGGGCATTGACGGCTGTAATTCCTACGGTGGCCCCTACTCGATGGAGGGCGATCGCCTGCGCCTTGGCGATCTGCAAACTACCTTGATGGCCTGTCAGGATGTGCCGGACTTGGGGCTATTTGGAGGGGTACCCAGCGACAACAGCCGCGTGGAGTGGAGTGAAACTCACCTCTACTTAGCGAATGCTGAGGGTGTACGAGTGGCAGAATTTGTCCCTTTCGGGTTTCGCAACCGCTGGCAGCTTGAAACCTATCGCAATGTTCGCGGGGACATGGTGGATCTGAGACTTCTAGGGCAGTCCCTGTTTCTCAATCTCGACCCCGACGGGCAGATGGCGGGCGACTTTCTTTGTCATCAGGTGTCGGGTTTCTATGAGCGATCGCCCGATCGCCTTGACTGGACGCTGGATGAGATGGCCCAAACCGGCTGTGATTCTTTGGTAACGCGATGGCAGGACATTCAGATCATGGCGCTGCTGGCCGAGGAAGCGATCGCCTACCGCCAAGTCAATGATGAACTCAAGCTCATGGATGCATCGGGGAATGAAATCATGACCCTATCCCTCCTGCGCCCTTGGCCCCTGCAAGGAAGCTGGCGGCTGTTGTCCTTGGCTCAAGACGCCAATGCACCCCTAGAGGGCACCACCATCACCCTGGACTTCACAGAAGCCTCCGCCGTCGGTGAACGAATTCTAGGCGAGGTGAGTGGGGAAGCCGGTTGCAACCGCTACATGTCATCGTTTACCCTGGAGGGCGATCGCTT
This DNA window, taken from Candidatus Obscuribacterales bacterium, encodes the following:
- a CDS encoding META domain-containing protein; this translates as MPSAWLSCFSCLLAVGTLASSGVALPLSDRAPVIPPDIVTLEPESPSESLVPEVDPSPTPTLVDTAWLLDRYQTADGQWLTVPPHLLVSLKFDQDYLGGIDGCNSYGGPYSMEGDRLRLGDLQTTLMACQDVPDLGLFGGVPSDNSRVEWSETHLYLANAEGVRVAEFVPFGFRNRWQLETYRNVRGDMVDLRLLGQSLFLNLDPDGQMAGDFLCHQVSGFYERSPDRLDWTLDEMAQTGCDSLVTRWQDIQIMALLAEEAIAYRQVNDELKLMDASGNEIMTLSLLRPWPLQGSWRLLSLAQDANAPLEGTTITLDFTEASAVGERILGEVSGEAGCNRYMSSFTLEGDRLTLSPAASTRMFCGTPGVMQQEQIYLQQLERVAHYRIEGDRLTVMDDQGEAIAQFIMD